The Methylomusa anaerophila genome has a segment encoding these proteins:
- a CDS encoding CvfB family protein, producing MTNRAAAYKPGEVVTLTVARVSELGAFLDAGTGNSNDDILLHKAQQTDEVAIGQQIKVYLYLDPKGRLTASMRLPQMREGQVAKVTVINTSKDGAFVNIGAERGVFMPFAGMRGKVRKGDKVWVKLYRDKTGRLAVTMEVEDELRQASKPAENVKVGDLLTGSVYNYNDQGAFLFTQERYIAFLHNNEMIKRPQVGEELTVRVTYIRDDGRVNVSMRPQKEDAIETDAANIIDFLSKRGGKMPYSDDTPPEIIKEKFNISKAAFKRAIGRLIRSGKVEQKEAWTYLTGDTTKEE from the coding sequence ATGACAAACCGGGCAGCAGCATATAAACCGGGTGAGGTAGTTACTCTAACAGTTGCCAGGGTATCCGAACTAGGCGCTTTTTTAGATGCCGGGACGGGTAACAGTAATGATGACATTTTATTGCACAAGGCTCAACAAACTGATGAAGTAGCCATCGGGCAGCAGATAAAAGTTTATTTGTATTTAGATCCCAAGGGCCGTTTGACAGCCAGTATGCGTTTACCGCAAATGCGGGAGGGGCAAGTGGCGAAAGTAACTGTAATAAACACTTCGAAGGATGGCGCCTTTGTCAATATTGGCGCCGAACGGGGAGTATTTATGCCTTTTGCCGGCATGCGCGGCAAGGTGCGAAAAGGAGATAAAGTATGGGTTAAGCTGTATCGGGACAAAACGGGCCGCCTGGCAGTCACTATGGAAGTGGAGGATGAACTCAGGCAGGCGTCCAAACCGGCTGAGAATGTCAAGGTGGGAGATCTGCTGACCGGATCGGTCTATAACTATAACGATCAGGGCGCGTTCCTCTTTACTCAGGAAAGATATATTGCCTTTTTGCATAACAATGAGATGATCAAAAGACCTCAGGTTGGCGAGGAACTGACAGTCCGGGTGACGTATATCCGGGATGACGGCCGGGTCAATGTATCTATGCGCCCGCAAAAAGAAGATGCTATTGAGACGGATGCTGCCAACATAATTGATTTTTTATCAAAACGCGGCGGGAAGATGCCTTATAGCGACGATACTCCGCCGGAAATTATTAAGGAAAAGTTCAATATTAGCAAAGCAGCCTTTAAACGGGCTATAGGCCGATTAATAAGGTCCGGTAAAGTGGAACAGAAAGAAGCCTGGACGTATCTTACCGGTGATACAACAAAAGAAGAATAA
- the rsfS gene encoding ribosome silencing factor yields the protein MNHFKVNELTQDIAQAASDKKARDILIMDLTNISPVTDHFVICSAGSTTQVKAIADHIEEKLAAKGIKPLHKEGYRESHWILLDYGSCVAHIFVEEDRQFYQLERLWNDAKAIVFETTAQDVV from the coding sequence ATGAACCATTTTAAGGTCAACGAATTAACGCAAGATATTGCCCAGGCTGCCAGTGACAAAAAGGCCAGGGATATTTTGATCATGGATCTTACGAATATTTCCCCTGTTACCGATCACTTCGTGATTTGCAGTGCTGGCTCTACTACCCAAGTGAAAGCCATTGCTGATCATATTGAGGAAAAACTTGCCGCGAAAGGTATAAAGCCGCTGCACAAGGAAGGTTATCGCGAATCTCATTGGATTTTATTGGACTACGGCTCTTGTGTGGCCCACATCTTTGTTGAAGAAGACCGGCAGTTTTATCAATTGGAACGTTTATGGAACGACGCTAAAGCGATAGTCTTTGAGACAACGGCCCAGGATGTAGTATGA
- a CDS encoding LCP family protein, with translation MRDMNLRARGRRRKIRWDRVFLVLVLFLLVIASLAGASIYVYTILTREPAARVAATAERPVQTLNNRVNILILGLDDLDRDNPGNTARRSDSMIIASFNPEDGTMNLLSLPRDTEVSIPGHKGLDKLNHAYAYGGPELARNTVEQFLRVPINYYVALDWEGFIKISDILGGVNLYVEHDMNYDDPYADLQIHLARGYQHLDGNKAGQYVRYRSDELGDIGRVQRQQRFLKAIVKESMQFGSIFKMPALASAAKQHIHTDMSFFTLFKLAINLANFKTDSVHAEMLPGNFATIDGSSYWILDKDQAKLIVEKMLLSTNTKMSGVYQNGSGGASIRKN, from the coding sequence ATGCGAGATATGAATTTGCGAGCCAGGGGCAGGCGGCGAAAGATTAGATGGGATCGAGTATTCTTGGTGCTGGTACTGTTCCTGCTGGTGATTGCATCGTTGGCCGGCGCTTCAATATATGTCTATACAATTCTAACGCGCGAGCCGGCTGCAAGAGTGGCGGCAACGGCAGAAAGACCGGTCCAGACTCTGAATAACAGAGTGAATATTCTCATCCTCGGCTTAGATGATTTGGACCGCGATAATCCCGGGAATACGGCCAGACGCTCTGATTCCATGATAATAGCCAGCTTCAATCCGGAAGACGGGACAATGAATCTGCTGTCTTTGCCTCGTGATACAGAAGTGAGCATTCCAGGCCATAAAGGACTTGACAAACTCAATCATGCATATGCTTACGGCGGGCCGGAACTGGCTCGAAACACGGTTGAACAATTTTTGCGCGTTCCGATTAATTACTATGTGGCACTGGATTGGGAAGGATTCATAAAGATTAGTGATATTCTCGGCGGTGTCAACTTATATGTCGAGCATGATATGAACTATGATGACCCGTATGCAGACTTACAGATTCATTTAGCCAGAGGGTATCAGCATCTAGATGGGAACAAAGCCGGGCAATATGTGCGGTATCGCAGCGACGAACTTGGTGATATAGGGCGGGTGCAGCGTCAGCAGCGATTTTTAAAAGCTATTGTTAAAGAATCAATGCAATTTGGTAGCATTTTTAAAATGCCTGCATTGGCATCTGCCGCCAAACAGCACATTCATACCGACATGTCGTTTTTTACGTTGTTCAAATTAGCCATCAACCTGGCAAATTTTAAAACTGACAGCGTACATGCTGAAATGCTGCCTGGTAACTTTGCAACAATTGACGGCTCAAGTTATTGGATTTTGGATAAAGACCAGGCTAAGCTAATTGTCGAAAAGATGTTATTATCTACGAATACAAAAATGAGTGGAGTTTATCAGAATGGGTCCGGTGGTGCTTCAATTCGGAAAAATTGA
- the yqeK gene encoding bis(5'-nucleosyl)-tetraphosphatase (symmetrical) YqeK gives MILQKNTEKLAAKLSPKRFQHSLRVSETAAILAKRFDADEEKARVAGLLHDCARDITDKQLLQLAKDFAIVTTDVDIYHPTLLHAPVASYLAQTEYNTDDPEILRAISLHTTGGPSMNVLDKIIYLADFIEPGRNFPGVDKLRSLAAADLDTAVLAAFDQSLQYIIAQGNLIHPATIEGRNWLIRQLL, from the coding sequence ATGATTTTACAAAAGAATACAGAAAAACTGGCGGCAAAGTTGTCGCCCAAGCGTTTTCAGCACTCGCTGCGGGTAAGCGAAACGGCGGCTATCCTGGCAAAGCGATTTGATGCTGATGAAGAAAAGGCACGCGTTGCCGGACTATTACACGATTGTGCAAGAGACATAACTGACAAGCAACTATTACAATTAGCTAAAGATTTTGCAATAGTGACGACTGATGTCGATATATACCACCCCACGCTGCTTCATGCTCCGGTCGCCTCGTATTTAGCTCAAACTGAATACAATACAGATGACCCGGAAATACTGCGGGCCATTTCTTTGCATACTACCGGCGGACCAAGCATGAACGTACTTGATAAAATTATTTATCTGGCTGACTTCATCGAACCTGGACGGAATTTCCCAGGGGTGGACAAGTTGCGGAGTTTGGCGGCAGCGGATCTGGATACGGCTGTGCTGGCTGCATTTGACCAGTCGCTGCAATACATAATAGCCCAAGGTAATCTTATTCATCCTGCTACAATTGAGGGGCGTAATTGGTTAATACGTCAATTACTTTAA
- a CDS encoding RNA recognition motif domain-containing protein, producing MITEREVISLMAKTLYVGNLPWNTTDTALAEAFRPHGSVISSRIITDKETGRSRGFGFVEVEDTDAEKMVEAMNGAQVGGRQIVVNEAKPRQG from the coding sequence TTGATCACGGAAAGAGAGGTGATTTCTCTGATGGCAAAAACTCTCTACGTCGGTAATCTGCCTTGGAATACCACTGATACCGCCCTTGCCGAGGCTTTTCGTCCTCATGGTTCGGTTATTTCCAGTAGGATTATTACTGATAAGGAAACGGGTCGGTCGCGAGGTTTTGGGTTTGTGGAAGTAGAAGACACCGATGCGGAAAAGATGGTTGAGGCCATGAATGGCGCCCAAGTAGGCGGTCGCCAAATTGTTGTAAATGAAGCTAAGCCGCGGCAAGGTTAG
- the nadD gene encoding nicotinate-nucleotide adenylyltransferase, with the protein MAVHQKIKIGIMGGTFDPIHIGHLVTAEAVRMEYDLSKVLFIPAGNPPHKQGSRVTPAVHRYTMTVMATYSNPYYYVSAIELERSGPSYTIDTIRELINRYGVQAEFYFITGADAIRDLSTWKDIDQLLDLCYFVAATRPGSISYIDQVIKQFGVKGRQRIQRLATPELEISSTDIRERVKRGLSIKYIVPESVECYILKEGLYLD; encoded by the coding sequence ATGGCGGTTCATCAAAAAATAAAAATAGGAATCATGGGAGGAACTTTTGATCCCATTCATATCGGGCATCTGGTTACGGCGGAGGCGGTACGCATGGAGTATGATCTCAGCAAGGTGCTATTCATTCCTGCCGGCAATCCGCCCCATAAACAAGGTTCTCGTGTGACTCCCGCAGTTCATCGTTATACTATGACCGTTATGGCTACTTATTCTAACCCATATTATTATGTATCGGCAATTGAGCTGGAACGTTCCGGTCCTTCCTATACGATTGATACCATAAGAGAATTAATTAATCGTTACGGGGTGCAGGCAGAGTTCTATTTTATTACCGGCGCGGATGCAATCAGAGATTTATCCACATGGAAAGATATCGACCAATTGCTGGATTTATGTTACTTCGTTGCTGCTACCAGGCCGGGGAGCATTAGTTATATTGATCAGGTGATAAAACAATTTGGTGTCAAAGGGCGCCAGCGAATTCAAAGACTTGCGACTCCAGAACTGGAAATATCTTCAACCGATATTCGCGAGCGGGTTAAAAGAGGACTATCCATAAAATATATTGTTCCCGAAAGCGTTGAATGTTATATACTAAAAGAAGGTTTATATCTGGATTGA